A genomic segment from Nonomuraea helvata encodes:
- a CDS encoding SDR family oxidoreductase has product MRVVIVGGTSGIGLGTAARLAAGGAEVFVTGRSEERLEAALKQLGDQASGEVVDARDSGAMRALFERLGTVDHVIITVTGRGGAGPLSSLTGDAITSAVQNKLVPHLLTAQAALAALRPGGSITFVTAASAGAALAGVSVLAAVNGAIEAAVPGLAVELAPIRVNAVSPGVIDTDWWSGLGDEARAAFLEGTAAALPVGRVGTPEDVAVTIEYVVRNSFVTGTVLTVDGGGRLKA; this is encoded by the coding sequence ATGCGCGTAGTGATCGTCGGCGGCACGTCCGGCATCGGCCTGGGTACGGCGGCCCGGCTGGCCGCGGGCGGGGCCGAGGTGTTCGTCACGGGCCGCTCGGAAGAGCGCCTCGAGGCGGCGTTGAAGCAGCTCGGCGACCAGGCGAGCGGAGAGGTCGTCGACGCCCGCGACAGCGGCGCGATGCGGGCGCTGTTCGAGCGGCTCGGCACCGTCGACCATGTGATCATCACCGTGACGGGCCGCGGCGGCGCCGGGCCGCTGAGCTCGCTGACCGGCGACGCGATCACCAGCGCGGTGCAGAACAAGCTGGTCCCCCACCTGCTGACCGCACAGGCCGCGCTCGCCGCGCTGCGCCCCGGCGGCTCGATCACTTTCGTGACGGCGGCATCCGCGGGCGCGGCTCTCGCCGGAGTCTCCGTCCTGGCTGCGGTGAACGGGGCGATCGAGGCCGCGGTGCCCGGCCTGGCGGTCGAGCTGGCGCCCATCAGGGTGAACGCGGTCTCCCCCGGCGTGATCGACACCGACTGGTGGTCGGGGCTGGGGGACGAGGCGCGGGCCGCGTTCCTGGAGGGCACCGCCGCCGCTCTGCCGGTCGGACGCGTCGGCACGCCCGAGGACGTGGCCGTCACGATCGAGTACGTGGTGCGCAACTCGTTCGTGACGGGGACCGTGCTGACCGTGGACGGAGGCGGGAGACTGAAGGCCTGA
- a CDS encoding TetR/AcrR family transcriptional regulator translates to MCGRRLLPVVGQPQPERADAARNRQKIIEVASRMIAERGTDELSLDEVARVAGVGVGTVYRRFGDQAGLLYALIDERERLFQAAFLSGPPPLGPGAPAADRIEAFLYALVDRIVAQPGLYMLLEKGGGMKRFAAGPYRVHHIHLATLIAQACPRAAAPYLADALLAPVSACLIAFQQEERGMTVDDIKSGLASLTTAVIRGHAQG, encoded by the coding sequence GTGTGCGGACGTCGATTGCTGCCCGTCGTCGGGCAACCCCAGCCGGAGCGGGCCGACGCCGCGCGGAACCGGCAGAAGATCATTGAAGTCGCGAGCCGGATGATCGCCGAGCGAGGCACCGACGAGCTCTCGCTCGACGAGGTGGCCAGGGTCGCGGGCGTCGGCGTCGGCACCGTCTACCGCCGCTTCGGCGACCAGGCCGGACTCCTCTACGCGCTGATCGACGAGCGGGAGCGGCTCTTCCAGGCCGCCTTCCTCTCCGGGCCGCCGCCGCTCGGCCCCGGCGCCCCCGCCGCCGACCGGATCGAGGCGTTCCTGTACGCGCTGGTCGACCGCATCGTGGCGCAGCCGGGGCTCTACATGTTGCTGGAGAAGGGCGGCGGCATGAAGAGGTTCGCCGCCGGGCCGTACCGGGTGCACCACATCCACCTGGCCACCCTGATCGCCCAGGCCTGCCCGCGCGCCGCCGCCCCCTACCTGGCCGACGCCCTCCTGGCACCGGTCAGCGCCTGCCTGATCGCGTTCCAGCAGGAGGAGCGCGGCATGACCGTCGACGACATCAAGAGCGGTCTGGCCTCGCTGACCACGGCCGTCATACGCGGCCACGCGCAGGGGTAG
- a CDS encoding PLP-dependent aminotransferase family protein, giving the protein MADLHIQINRDEGGIAGQIASGLRESIRGGRLTPGTRLPATRDLATDLQVSRGVVVEAYEQLVAEGFLVSKVGVGTQVTPKATARAAGRPKASPRREPAPSNSVCGPYYGHRPTSPDLSHFPRERWLASVRHVLTTVPSDALDYGDPGGVPELREELAGYLRRVRAADVRPENLVIVGGVAQGLSLVLHVLGRQRPLRLAVEDPTSHRQVPLLKRAGAHLVPVPVDEEGLDVRRLSGDAVVVTPAHQYPTGVVLSPPRRAALMEWAYAGDRAILEDDYDAEFRFDRDPVGCLQGLAPDRVILSGSVSKAMAPGLRLGWVAAPPDLAEAVRRARGELDLGSPVIEQYALAHFLRTGGYDKHLRRMRREYRRRRDALVTALGEELPEVRVRGIDAGLHVYLELPDGWDELRTTRAAQELGLSTEPVGPMRESPGPAAVVVGFARLPAHKAAEAVRGLKVRMSGQNVD; this is encoded by the coding sequence ATGGCTGACCTCCATATCCAGATAAATCGTGATGAGGGAGGGATTGCCGGGCAGATCGCCTCCGGGCTGCGCGAGTCCATCAGGGGCGGGCGGCTCACCCCCGGCACCCGCCTACCCGCGACCCGCGACCTGGCCACCGACCTCCAGGTCTCCCGGGGCGTGGTGGTGGAGGCGTACGAGCAGCTCGTCGCCGAGGGTTTCCTGGTCTCCAAGGTGGGCGTCGGCACCCAGGTCACCCCCAAGGCCACCGCCAGGGCCGCCGGCCGCCCGAAGGCGTCGCCCCGGCGCGAGCCGGCGCCCTCGAACTCCGTGTGCGGGCCGTACTACGGGCATCGCCCCACCTCTCCTGACCTCAGCCACTTCCCTCGCGAGCGCTGGCTCGCCTCTGTCAGGCACGTCCTGACCACTGTCCCCTCGGACGCCCTCGACTACGGAGACCCCGGGGGAGTGCCCGAGCTGCGCGAGGAGCTGGCCGGCTACCTCAGGCGGGTCAGGGCGGCGGACGTGCGCCCGGAGAACCTCGTGATCGTGGGCGGCGTGGCCCAGGGGCTGAGCCTGGTCCTGCACGTGCTGGGCCGGCAGCGCCCGCTCCGGCTGGCCGTCGAGGACCCGACGAGCCACCGCCAGGTGCCGCTGCTCAAGCGGGCGGGCGCGCACCTCGTGCCGGTCCCCGTGGACGAGGAGGGCCTGGACGTGCGGCGGCTGAGCGGCGACGCCGTCGTGGTCACGCCGGCGCACCAGTACCCGACCGGCGTGGTCCTCTCGCCGCCGCGCCGGGCCGCCCTGATGGAGTGGGCGTACGCGGGCGACCGGGCGATCCTGGAGGACGACTACGACGCCGAGTTCCGCTTCGACCGCGATCCCGTGGGCTGCCTCCAGGGACTGGCCCCCGACCGGGTGATCCTCTCGGGCAGCGTGAGCAAGGCGATGGCGCCGGGTCTCCGCCTGGGCTGGGTGGCGGCGCCTCCCGACCTGGCCGAGGCGGTGCGCCGGGCACGAGGCGAGCTGGACCTGGGCTCGCCGGTCATCGAGCAGTACGCGCTGGCGCACTTCCTGCGTACCGGCGGCTACGACAAGCACCTGCGCAGGATGCGCCGGGAGTACCGCCGCCGCCGGGACGCCCTGGTCACGGCGCTGGGCGAGGAGCTGCCCGAGGTCCGGGTCAGGGGCATCGACGCGGGCCTGCACGTCTACCTGGAGCTGCCGGACGGCTGGGACGAGCTCAGGACCACGCGCGCCGCCCAGGAGCTCGGCCTGTCCACCGAGCCCGTGGGGCCGATGCGCGAGTCGCCGGGGCCCGCGGCCGTGGTGGTGGGGTTCGCCCGGCTGCCGGCGCACAAGGCTGCCGAGGCCGTACGAGGCTTAAAAGTCAGAATGTCAGGACAAAATGTTGACTGA
- a CDS encoding DUF1707 SHOCT-like domain-containing protein → MNERAGSWLPKLQEVGERLAEEFVSARRPHAADDVPPPHELRASDADRERVAQVLQDAHADGRLTLDELEERLGVLYSARTLGQLAELTTDLLPADQQPLNLDGRPVSAIFKQEQRGGRWVVPAELDVTAMFGTTKLDLRDAILQNRQVIINATLVFGGLEIHVPEGLEVIRVAKDKTVRLTKQPTDPGAPVVEVRTTNFVGEIKIKEPPRRKRRR, encoded by the coding sequence GTGAACGAACGCGCGGGATCGTGGTTGCCGAAGCTGCAGGAAGTCGGAGAGCGGCTGGCCGAGGAGTTCGTGTCGGCCCGGCGACCACACGCGGCTGACGACGTACCGCCACCCCACGAGCTCCGCGCGTCCGACGCCGACCGCGAGCGCGTCGCCCAGGTGCTCCAGGACGCGCACGCCGACGGCCGGCTCACCCTCGACGAGCTGGAGGAGCGGCTGGGCGTCCTCTACTCCGCGCGCACGCTCGGCCAACTGGCCGAGCTCACCACCGACCTGCTGCCCGCCGACCAGCAGCCGCTCAACCTGGACGGCCGCCCCGTGTCGGCCATCTTCAAGCAGGAGCAGCGCGGGGGGCGCTGGGTCGTGCCGGCCGAGCTGGACGTGACGGCCATGTTCGGCACCACCAAGCTGGACCTCCGCGACGCGATCCTGCAGAACCGGCAGGTCATCATCAACGCCACCCTCGTCTTCGGCGGGCTGGAGATCCACGTGCCGGAGGGGCTCGAGGTGATCCGGGTCGCCAAGGACAAGACGGTCCGCCTGACCAAGCAGCCGACCGATCCTGGCGCGCCGGTCGTCGAGGTGCGCACGACGAACTTCGTGGGCGAGATCAAGATCAAGGAACCACCCCGCCGCAAGCGCCGCCGCTGA
- a CDS encoding Gfo/Idh/MocA family protein, whose product MRVGLLGLGRIGAFHAATLAAHPLVDELIVADPVRTSPYGRPGDPFESDAVVIATPTGTHAELIVRACERGIPVFCEKPVASTVAETVKVLEASAGNRVQIGFQRRFDPGYVAAAHALRDGELGELHRVHLITADPAPPPAEYIATSGGIFRDCHIHDFDILRWVTGREVVSVHATGANRGAPFFAEAGDVDTSAALLTLDDGTLATLQGSRYNGGGYDVRMELAGTRRTQAVGLGPRAPLHSTEGLPGFGEPWPDFVTRFEAAYRDEINAFLTSDQSLCTIEDALEALYVAEAADLSLRERRTVEVAEVRH is encoded by the coding sequence ATGCGTGTGGGACTGCTGGGTCTGGGCAGGATCGGAGCCTTTCACGCCGCGACCCTGGCCGCGCATCCGCTGGTGGACGAGCTGATCGTGGCCGATCCCGTGCGTACGTCGCCGTATGGCAGGCCGGGGGACCCCTTCGAGTCGGACGCCGTGGTGATCGCGACCCCGACCGGCACCCACGCCGAGCTCATCGTCAGGGCCTGCGAGCGGGGCATACCGGTCTTCTGCGAGAAGCCGGTCGCGAGCACGGTGGCCGAGACCGTCAAGGTGCTGGAGGCGAGCGCGGGCAACCGGGTGCAGATCGGGTTCCAGCGCAGGTTCGACCCCGGGTACGTGGCGGCGGCGCACGCACTGCGTGACGGGGAGCTGGGGGAGCTGCACCGCGTGCACCTGATCACCGCCGACCCCGCGCCGCCGCCCGCCGAGTACATCGCGACCTCGGGCGGCATCTTCCGCGACTGCCACATCCACGACTTCGACATCCTGCGCTGGGTGACGGGCCGTGAGGTGGTCTCGGTCCACGCGACGGGGGCGAACCGGGGGGCGCCGTTCTTCGCGGAGGCGGGCGACGTCGACACCAGCGCCGCGCTCCTCACCCTGGACGACGGCACGCTGGCCACCCTGCAGGGCTCGCGTTACAACGGCGGCGGGTACGACGTGCGCATGGAGCTGGCCGGCACCAGGCGCACCCAGGCCGTCGGACTCGGCCCGCGCGCCCCGCTGCACTCGACCGAGGGCCTGCCCGGTTTCGGCGAGCCCTGGCCCGACTTCGTCACCCGCTTCGAGGCCGCCTACCGCGACGAGATCAACGCCTTCCTGACCAGCGACCAGAGCCTCTGCACGATCGAGGACGCGCTCGAGGCCCTCTACGTGGCCGAGGCCGCCGACCTGTCGCTGCGTGAGCGGCGTACCGTCGAGGTCGCGGAGGTGCGGCACTGA
- a CDS encoding exodeoxyribonuclease VII small subunit, with amino-acid sequence MSAGASRVVPVAADAKAPSDEQAPSYEQAREELTEVVRRLETGGLTLEQSIELWERGEKLAAVCEEWLQGARVKLAAAMARRSEPTAGNSNDTPF; translated from the coding sequence ATGTCGGCCGGCGCGTCTAGGGTGGTGCCCGTGGCAGCAGACGCGAAGGCACCTTCAGACGAGCAGGCACCCTCATACGAGCAGGCGCGCGAGGAGCTGACCGAGGTGGTGCGCCGGCTGGAGACCGGCGGGCTCACCCTGGAGCAGTCCATCGAGCTGTGGGAGCGCGGCGAGAAGCTGGCGGCGGTCTGCGAGGAATGGCTCCAGGGGGCCAGGGTCAAGCTCGCCGCCGCCATGGCGCGCCGCTCCGAGCCCACAGCGGGCAACTCCAACGACACGCCGTTCTGA
- a CDS encoding TetR/AcrR family transcriptional regulator → MVGRPRSEVARKAILRAALDLCARDGYQSVTMKGIAEAAGSGRQTVYRWWQTKAQVLLESLTDVLAEELPDPPDTGDARADLVTFLEQTFTLAQGVAGQVVVGLMADAQSDPALATELRAKLIEPRRTALRSVLAHGAVPDDVDLELAVDLVFGAMWYRLLNRHAEVNVELAEEIAGLLARIR, encoded by the coding sequence ATGGTTGGCAGACCACGCAGCGAAGTGGCCAGGAAAGCGATCCTCCGGGCGGCGCTCGACCTGTGCGCCCGCGACGGATACCAGAGCGTCACCATGAAGGGCATCGCCGAGGCCGCGGGCAGCGGCAGGCAGACGGTCTACCGCTGGTGGCAGACCAAGGCGCAGGTCCTGCTCGAGAGCCTGACCGACGTCCTGGCCGAGGAGCTGCCCGATCCGCCGGACACGGGGGACGCGCGGGCCGATCTCGTGACGTTCCTGGAGCAGACGTTCACGCTGGCGCAAGGGGTCGCGGGTCAGGTGGTCGTGGGGCTGATGGCCGACGCGCAGTCCGATCCCGCCCTGGCCACCGAACTGCGGGCGAAGCTCATCGAGCCGCGCCGCACCGCCCTGCGCTCGGTGCTGGCACACGGTGCCGTACCGGATGACGTGGATCTGGAGCTGGCCGTCGACCTCGTGTTCGGTGCGATGTGGTACCGGCTGCTCAACCGCCACGCCGAGGTGAACGTGGAGTTGGCGGAGGAGATTGCCGGACTTCTGGCGCGAATCCGGTGA
- a CDS encoding DMT family transporter, whose product MRNGILGAASAMFLVGTLAGVSGLVDGYPLYGGQAIRYLAASVILLLITRAIGLRFVRLTLREALCLGGLTLFGLVLFNVCVVESTRASGPALVGTVLGTVPLALALAGGRPAPRLLGGACVVVAGATLATGLGSGNPTGLLWALGALVGEVSFSVLAIPLLPKLGPIRVSAYSTALAVPLLAVIGLADDGAAGMFRPPTWAEALGFAYLAVVVTVVAFFLWYSALPRLGPGHAGLFAGLIPVGAIVTGAVLGVATPSAYDLLGAGLVIVGILVGLTAERSRTVSEVPAPGGA is encoded by the coding sequence ATGAGAAACGGCATCTTGGGGGCGGCCTCGGCCATGTTCCTCGTCGGGACGCTGGCCGGAGTGTCCGGACTCGTGGACGGCTATCCCCTGTACGGCGGCCAGGCGATTCGGTATCTCGCGGCTTCGGTCATCCTGCTTCTCATCACGCGAGCGATCGGCCTGCGGTTCGTCCGGCTCACGCTGCGCGAGGCCCTCTGCCTGGGCGGGCTCACCCTGTTCGGCCTGGTGCTGTTCAACGTCTGCGTGGTCGAGTCGACGCGCGCCTCCGGGCCCGCCCTGGTCGGCACCGTGCTCGGCACCGTGCCGCTGGCCCTCGCGCTGGCCGGCGGCCGCCCGGCGCCCCGGCTGCTGGGCGGGGCCTGCGTGGTGGTGGCCGGGGCGACGCTGGCCACCGGGCTCGGCAGCGGCAACCCGACCGGGCTGCTGTGGGCGCTGGGCGCGCTCGTGGGCGAGGTGAGCTTCTCCGTGCTCGCCATCCCGCTGCTGCCGAAGCTGGGGCCGATCAGGGTGTCGGCCTACTCGACGGCGCTGGCCGTGCCGCTGCTGGCCGTGATCGGGCTGGCCGATGACGGGGCGGCCGGCATGTTCAGGCCGCCGACCTGGGCGGAGGCGCTGGGGTTCGCGTACCTGGCGGTGGTGGTGACGGTCGTGGCGTTCTTCCTCTGGTACAGCGCGCTGCCCAGGCTGGGCCCCGGCCACGCCGGGCTCTTCGCGGGGCTCATCCCGGTGGGCGCCATCGTGACGGGTGCGGTGCTCGGGGTGGCGACGCCGTCCGCGTACGACCTGCTCGGCGCGGGGCTCGTGATCGTGGGCATCCTCGTGGGCCTGACCGCGGAGCGCTCGCGAACGGTCTCTGAAGTGCCCGCGCCCGGAGGCGCGTAA
- a CDS encoding MFS transporter, whose amino-acid sequence MPSLRDRQARLATYVVYAVQGLSFASLLIQVANLQTKHGLDDGTLTLLLLIVPVFAGAGSVAAGTFASRYGSKLLLRIAQPVVAAAVVLVGLAPNVPLLLPVLLLFGLGVGAVDAGMNMQGVAVERRYGVQVLNGFHCVWSAFSVIGAAWASVAADLPLPLIMSIPMVFAVAGSLAFGRSLCTPEEEKVEDAPAAAAAGGFPWRPIIPLCLAMAFLYVGDAAVSNFNTVFMKNVLHASAQVIPLAYVAYQATTLAVRLGGDLAVRRYGPAVIVRIGGVIATVGFLGVVLAPNQPLAIVAFGLTGVGLSVVAPQSFSAAGKLDPAGTGVAIARVNLFNYVGFIVGAALVGGIADATDMRVAFAAPLVLASAIIALAAGFQPKRQAPDPSTT is encoded by the coding sequence GTGCCGTCCCTGCGTGATCGCCAGGCCCGCCTCGCCACGTACGTCGTCTATGCCGTACAGGGCCTGTCATTCGCCTCGCTCCTCATCCAGGTCGCCAACCTGCAGACCAAGCACGGCCTCGATGACGGAACCCTGACGCTCCTGCTGCTGATCGTGCCCGTGTTCGCGGGGGCCGGCAGTGTGGCGGCGGGCACGTTCGCCAGCCGGTACGGCAGCAAGCTGCTCCTGCGCATCGCCCAGCCCGTGGTCGCGGCCGCCGTGGTGCTCGTCGGGCTGGCCCCGAACGTGCCGCTGTTGCTGCCGGTGCTCCTGCTGTTCGGGCTGGGCGTCGGCGCGGTGGACGCGGGCATGAACATGCAGGGCGTGGCGGTCGAGCGCAGGTACGGCGTGCAGGTGCTGAACGGGTTCCACTGCGTGTGGAGCGCGTTCAGCGTGATCGGGGCGGCATGGGCGTCGGTGGCCGCCGACCTCCCGCTCCCGTTGATCATGTCGATCCCGATGGTGTTCGCGGTGGCGGGCTCCCTCGCTTTCGGGCGCAGCCTGTGCACGCCCGAGGAGGAGAAGGTCGAGGACGCCCCGGCCGCCGCGGCCGCCGGCGGGTTCCCGTGGCGGCCGATCATCCCTCTCTGCCTGGCCATGGCCTTCCTGTACGTCGGCGACGCCGCGGTGTCCAACTTCAACACCGTGTTCATGAAGAACGTGCTCCATGCGAGCGCGCAGGTGATCCCGCTGGCGTACGTCGCGTACCAGGCGACCACGCTGGCCGTCCGGCTCGGCGGCGACCTCGCGGTCAGGCGGTACGGCCCCGCCGTCATCGTCAGGATCGGCGGCGTGATCGCCACCGTGGGCTTCCTCGGCGTCGTCCTCGCCCCGAACCAGCCGCTGGCCATCGTCGCCTTCGGGCTGACCGGGGTGGGGCTGTCCGTGGTGGCGCCCCAGTCGTTCTCGGCGGCAGGCAAGCTCGACCCGGCGGGGACCGGGGTGGCCATCGCCCGGGTGAACCTCTTCAACTACGTCGGCTTCATCGTGGGCGCCGCCCTGGTGGGCGGCATCGCGGACGCCACGGACATGCGGGTGGCGTTCGCCGCGCCCCTGGTGCTGGCCTCCGCCATCATCGCCCTCGCCGCGGGCTTCCAGCCCAAGCGCCAGGCCCCCGACCCCTCCACCACCTGA
- a CDS encoding DUF998 domain-containing protein: protein MHQPARWGLGAAGAGIAMIVVLELTSFDEMNPLRRTISEHGLGPDGWIFGLAVGLLATGSAAIGVSLARKRLAGIFGTIALMGWSVGLLMTAWFEKNDWAVGPSLHGSIHRVGSFVAFLSLPLAAVIIARPWRHRERSRATLVAFGLGICSVLWVVGIATVMVIGARQGLPWWRAMPLGLVERGMAVTEVAALLALGVWAAARQLETAAKVAPEERR, encoded by the coding sequence GTGCATCAACCGGCGCGATGGGGTCTCGGCGCGGCAGGCGCGGGCATAGCGATGATCGTGGTGCTGGAGCTGACCAGCTTCGACGAGATGAACCCGCTCAGGCGGACCATCAGCGAGCACGGCCTCGGCCCCGACGGGTGGATCTTCGGGTTGGCCGTGGGGCTGCTCGCGACAGGGTCGGCGGCCATCGGGGTGTCGCTGGCGCGCAAGCGGCTGGCCGGGATCTTCGGCACCATCGCGCTCATGGGGTGGAGCGTGGGGCTGCTCATGACGGCGTGGTTCGAGAAGAACGACTGGGCGGTGGGGCCGAGCCTGCACGGGAGCATCCACCGGGTGGGCAGCTTCGTCGCCTTCCTCAGCCTGCCGCTGGCCGCCGTGATCATCGCCAGGCCCTGGCGGCACCGCGAACGGTCGAGGGCCACGCTGGTGGCGTTCGGGCTCGGGATCTGCTCGGTGCTGTGGGTCGTGGGCATCGCCACGGTCATGGTGATCGGGGCGAGGCAAGGACTTCCGTGGTGGCGCGCCATGCCGCTCGGGCTCGTGGAGCGCGGCATGGCCGTCACGGAGGTGGCCGCCCTCCTCGCACTCGGCGTATGGGCCGCTGCCAGGCAACTCGAAACTGCCGCGAAGGTCGCGCCGGAAGAGCGGCGCTGA
- a CDS encoding nitroreductase family deazaflavin-dependent oxidoreductase, translating into MPNEFNQQIIDEFRANEGRVGGMFEGAPLVLLTTTGAKSGNPSTSPMMYLADGDRYIVIASNAGRDHHPAWYHNLRATPEATAEVGAETFKVKAVVVEGAERDELYARMAEKWPGFRDYETQTSRLIPVIALYRAAA; encoded by the coding sequence ATGCCCAACGAGTTCAACCAGCAGATCATCGACGAGTTCCGCGCCAACGAGGGGCGGGTCGGCGGCATGTTCGAGGGGGCTCCCCTGGTGCTGCTCACGACCACAGGAGCCAAGAGCGGCAACCCGTCGACCTCGCCGATGATGTATTTGGCCGACGGCGACCGCTACATCGTCATCGCCTCGAACGCCGGCCGGGACCATCACCCCGCCTGGTATCACAACCTGCGCGCCACGCCCGAGGCGACGGCGGAGGTCGGGGCGGAGACGTTCAAGGTCAAGGCCGTGGTCGTGGAGGGTGCCGAGCGCGACGAGCTCTATGCGCGGATGGCGGAGAAGTGGCCGGGCTTCCGCGATTACGAGACCCAGACGAGCCGCCTCATCCCCGTGATAGCGCTCTACCGCGCGGCCGCCTGA